In Picosynechococcus sp. PCC 7002, the following are encoded in one genomic region:
- a CDS encoding GNAT family N-acetyltransferase, producing the protein MDQVWRDKFWVRDWQPGDRADAAKVIEQVLKEYGLPWEPEGADEELFNIETYYWQQGGEFWVIEQAGTIVGTAAYYPIPKGNKAVEIRKMYLLPEVRGQGLGKYLLEELEKAIANRGFAEIWIETVTVLKEAVQLYESQGYQPITDVETARCDLAYIKYLP; encoded by the coding sequence ATGGATCAAGTTTGGCGAGATAAATTTTGGGTACGGGATTGGCAACCAGGCGATCGCGCCGATGCGGCCAAGGTCATTGAACAGGTTTTAAAAGAGTACGGTTTACCCTGGGAACCGGAAGGAGCCGACGAGGAATTATTTAATATCGAAACCTATTATTGGCAGCAGGGTGGTGAATTTTGGGTTATCGAGCAGGCCGGAACCATTGTCGGCACCGCCGCCTACTACCCCATTCCCAAAGGCAACAAGGCCGTCGAAATCCGTAAAATGTATCTTCTGCCTGAAGTGCGGGGCCAGGGTTTAGGAAAATATCTCCTGGAGGAACTCGAAAAGGCGATCGCCAACCGGGGCTTTGCAGAAATCTGGATCGAAACTGTCACTGTTCTCAAGGAAGCGGTTCAACTCTATGAAAGCCAAGGCTATCAACCGATTACCGATGTCGAAACCGCCCGCTGTGACCTCGCTTATATTAAATATTTACCGTGA
- a CDS encoding response regulator — MLMNIADKIVILHQAELQGNIWEKILHSQGLQSVILPFSVDLQGELLDLAAAQQSLPNLILLEQQLPSFDTAKFCQWMQSFEQPIPVILIAAQTRKVAPADRETAIANGAADLLPQFDLNSIAIEAVSGLKTVAKVLGNINIVNNTLVTCIMELKRELEAGQEFPVAPPAVSSNTPELKPPTPTVASPPPEAPAPKTRKYRGRDY; from the coding sequence ATGCTGATGAACATTGCCGATAAAATCGTGATTCTCCATCAAGCGGAGTTGCAGGGGAACATCTGGGAAAAAATCCTCCATTCCCAAGGGCTACAGTCTGTGATCTTGCCCTTCAGCGTTGATCTGCAGGGAGAGCTCCTGGATTTGGCGGCGGCCCAACAATCTTTACCCAACTTGATTTTATTAGAGCAACAACTACCCAGCTTTGATACGGCGAAATTTTGCCAGTGGATGCAAAGCTTTGAGCAACCGATTCCAGTGATTTTAATTGCGGCCCAAACCCGTAAGGTGGCCCCGGCAGATCGAGAAACGGCGATCGCCAATGGAGCAGCGGATCTTTTACCTCAATTTGATCTCAATAGCATTGCGATCGAAGCCGTCAGTGGCCTCAAAACCGTCGCCAAGGTACTGGGAAATATCAACATCGTCAACAATACCCTCGTCACCTGCATCATGGAACTGAAACGGGAGCTAGAAGCGGGTCAAGAATTTCCCGTTGCTCCCCCTGCCGTGTCTTCAAATACACCTGAACTAAAACCGCCCACGCCGACTGTTGCCTCACCACCACCGGAAGCCCCTGCCCCCAAAACCCGTAAATATCGAGGCCGCGATTATTAA
- a CDS encoding ammonium transporter, producing MTFSFDSWFRGLSPRLSYPFRRQGRLLLLACMLPLLWQGVAIAQGSLGEIPPAVQVTLDTLWVVFAAMLVFFMNAGFAMLESGFCRAKNTVNILAKNLIVFALSSLAFWAIGFALMFGDGNAVLGWNGFFLTGADNSPLTGSAYSGIFSSLSWAGIPLYTKFFFQLAFAGTAATIVSGAVAERIKFASFVIFSLFLVGFSYGITGHWVWGGGWLATLGFYDFAGSTVVHSVGGWAALMGVILLGPRLEKFAGDRINAIPGHNMSTATLGGLILWLGWFGFNPGSTMAADPDAISHIIVTTNMAAAAGAIAATITSWIQFGKPDLSMIINGVLAGLVGITAACAYVNVPSAIVIGAIAGVIVVFSVLTFEGLRFDDPVGALSVHLVCGIWGTLAVGLFSVGGDIYPWYAADAGPSAGLLFGGGVAQLLSQFIGVVVVGMFTAGFSFAIWLVLELSMGLRVSKEEELEGLDIGEHGMEAYHRFFRE from the coding sequence ATGACTTTTTCATTTGATTCGTGGTTTCGGGGGCTTTCCCCTCGGCTTAGCTACCCATTTCGCCGCCAGGGCCGCTTATTGCTTTTGGCCTGTATGTTACCGCTCCTTTGGCAGGGGGTGGCGATCGCCCAAGGGAGCCTTGGTGAAATTCCCCCAGCCGTTCAGGTCACCCTAGATACCCTCTGGGTGGTTTTCGCGGCGATGCTCGTGTTCTTTATGAATGCGGGGTTTGCAATGTTAGAAAGCGGCTTTTGTCGGGCGAAAAATACCGTCAATATTTTGGCGAAAAACCTAATTGTCTTTGCCCTTTCGAGTCTTGCTTTTTGGGCGATCGGTTTTGCCCTGATGTTTGGCGATGGCAATGCCGTTTTAGGCTGGAATGGCTTTTTTCTTACTGGGGCAGATAATAGTCCCCTCACAGGTTCGGCCTACAGTGGGATTTTTTCGTCCCTAAGCTGGGCGGGGATTCCCCTTTACACCAAGTTTTTCTTCCAATTGGCCTTTGCGGGAACGGCGGCCACCATCGTTTCTGGGGCCGTGGCGGAACGGATTAAGTTTGCTTCTTTCGTGATTTTTAGCCTGTTCTTAGTGGGATTTTCCTATGGTATTACCGGCCACTGGGTTTGGGGGGGCGGTTGGTTAGCGACCCTCGGGTTCTATGATTTTGCCGGATCAACGGTGGTACATTCGGTGGGCGGTTGGGCTGCTTTGATGGGGGTGATCCTCTTGGGGCCACGCCTCGAAAAATTTGCTGGCGATCGCATCAATGCCATTCCGGGTCACAACATGAGTACCGCCACTTTAGGGGGATTAATCCTCTGGTTGGGTTGGTTTGGGTTTAACCCAGGTTCCACGATGGCCGCTGATCCCGATGCCATTAGCCACATCATCGTTACGACCAATATGGCTGCTGCCGCTGGGGCGATCGCCGCGACCATTACCTCCTGGATTCAATTTGGGAAACCAGACCTTTCGATGATCATTAACGGTGTCCTGGCTGGGTTGGTGGGGATTACTGCCGCCTGTGCCTATGTGAATGTTCCTTCGGCCATCGTGATCGGGGCGATCGCCGGGGTGATCGTGGTTTTTTCGGTGCTGACCTTCGAGGGTTTACGCTTTGATGACCCCGTTGGTGCTCTCTCGGTACATCTCGTCTGTGGTATTTGGGGCACCCTGGCCGTGGGCTTATTCAGTGTGGGGGGTGATATTTACCCTTGGTACGCCGCCGATGCTGGCCCCAGCGCCGGATTATTATTCGGGGGTGGTGTTGCCCAACTGCTCAGTCAATTTATTGGTGTTGTCGTGGTTGGTATGTTTACCGCTGGCTTTAGCTTTGCCATCTGGTTAGTCCTAGAACTGAGTATGGGCCTCCGGGTGAGCAAAGAAGAGGAACTAGAAGGTCTCGATATTGGTGAACATGGTATGGAAGCGTACCACCGCTTCTTCCGGGAATAA